From Brachionichthys hirsutus isolate HB-005 chromosome 2, CSIRO-AGI_Bhir_v1, whole genome shotgun sequence, one genomic window encodes:
- the pfdn4 gene encoding prefoldin subunit 4, with protein sequence MAATMKGPVAGEDVNVTYEDQQKINEFARFTSRTTELKNEIEAKKKALQNLQDAGDELMMVDDDSQLIPYQIGDVFVSHTQEETQEMLEAAKEALEQEVKGFEERVSAIQRLLSNLKVQLYAKFGNNINLDD encoded by the exons ATGGCGGCCACCATGAAGGGACCTGTG GCGGGCGAAGACGTTAACGTGACCTACGAGGACCAGCAGAAGATCAATGAATTTGCGCGGTTCACGAGCCGGACGACGGAGCTCAAAAATGAAATAGAGGCTAAGAAA AAAGCGCTGCAGAACTTACAGGACGCCGGCGACGAGCTGATGATGGTCGACGACGACTCGCAGTTGATCCCGTATCAAATCGGAGACGTGTTTGTCAGTCACACCCAGGAAGAGACTCAGGAGATGCTGGAGGCTGCAAAG GAAGCTCTGGAGCAGGAGGTGAAAGGCTTTGAGGAGCGGGTGTCGGCCATCCAGCGGCTGTTGAGCAACCTGAAGGTCCAGCTCTACGCTAAGTTCGGAAACAACATCAACCTGGACGATTGA
- the LOC137899135 gene encoding uncharacterized protein yields the protein MQLVIMHKVKSGELSIDGALKQAKEDEKLLLDRQNRAEEEQFNFSVHKHNRYRWQKRVLQIDFSTKQLCSIEKGIIKRRLAFGAVRRCDDGPGSKFSVSFRGQHDYELEATSVEDKHKMIQLLNRIIHQNIYSETGEGNDDSLSLRDGVLVLYRGGLASCKWVRFEVKLHPDQLVLLPLQRGSPSSSEGPSSRPRSTVIHLSDGDTSVQNAPSQDAFTLVTYKDQYQFRVTVPDQTTSTVALSKERDAWVEAIENQCSKWRRRSKVADTLPERESLRNISIADEAENANAERETNGGLGVSDTIPGFPLVDYEVPDPASGGGGGALLSAGGTSQSRPSAPLPKCRIGKAAPPPQTPPTVPEAPPPGSGSAGGRPPSPPGIPAPPAPPAPPPPLPLKKKHSAKTRTKPFHWDVLGSDKMETSFWRQESSRSVEIDTLRLFEQFAVRNRAGPASVPESGQNIMLNEKIAHNFNIFLRSLPVEPRELKDKLFIVSEGDGGLSDEQIATLRRYVPTPEDIEMYKSHKGPVADLHIVDQYMLEMCNIPCLSSQLDLLLTLRELPETMSDLQPLINQKTRMCTELSNSRSFVSVLEYLLAIGNYLNGNAGKEKAEGIRLSSLAKLSQLRGRDTKYTLLHALVEQIMLQEAWLATFTQELAEFETVPGASIKGLTAEVDVLKNELQKVVEYSKKSKKGNSEHPKFSKDLKTVLEKFNTDLSALTKTCEEMKKGYATVLVKFGEPADQDSQELFGLICGFVHDFQRVRAEMMR from the exons ATGCAGCTCGTCATCATGCATAAGGTGAAGAGCGGCGAGCTGTCCATCGACGGCGCTCTGAAGCAGGCCAAGGAGgacgagaagctgctgctggaccggCAGAACCGGGCCGAAGAG GAACAATTCAACTTCAGCGTCCACAAGCACAACCGGTACCGGTGGCAGAAACGGGTCCTACAG ATCGACTTCAGCACCAAACAGCTGTGCAGCATCGAGAAGGGAATCATCAAGCGCCGGCTGGCGTTCGGCGCCGTCCGGCGCTGCGACGACGGACCCGGGTCCAAGTTCTCCGTGTCCTTCAGAGGACAGCACGACTACGAGCTGGAGGCCACCTCGGTGGAGGACAAGCACAAG ATGATCCAACTTCTGAACCGGATCATCCACCAGAACATCTACAGCGAAACGGGGGAGGGGAACGACGACTCGCTGAGCCTTCGGGACGGCGTCCTGGTTCTGTACCGCGGCGGCCTGGCGTCCTGCAAATGGGTCAG GTTCGAGGTCAAGCTCCACCCGGAccagctggtgctgctgcccCTGCAGCGGggaagcccctcctcctccgagggGCCGTCCTCCAGACCCAGGTCCACCGTGATCCACCTGTCGGACGGAGACACCAGCGTCCAGAACGCTCCCAGCCAGGACGCCTTCACGCTGGTCACCTACAAGGACCAGTACCA GTTCCGGGTGACGGTACCGGATCAGACGACCTCCACCGTGGCGCTCTCAAAGGAGCGAGACGCCTGGGTGGAGGCGATTGAGAATCAGTGTTCAAAGTGGCGgcggaggtcaaaggtcgcagACACGCTCCCGGAAAGAGAGAGTCTCCGAAACATCAGCATCGCCGACGAGGCGGAGAACGCCAACGCCGAGCGGGAGACCAACGGAGGCCTTGGCGTCAGCGACACGATTCCCGGTTTTCCACTGGTCGATTATGAAGTTCCAGACCCCGcctccggaggaggaggaggagctctccTATCAGCTGGTGGCACGAGTCAAAGTCGTCCCTCAGCACCTCTTCCCAAATGTCGCATCGGGAAAGCTGCACCACCTCCTCAGACTCCGCCCACGGTCCCGGAGGCTCCCCCCCCTGGGTCCGGCTCGGCAGGTGGGAGGCCGCCGTCGCCTCCGGGGATCCCCGCTCCGCCGGCGCCCCCGGCTCCGCCCCCACCTTTACCCCTCAAGAAGAAGCACTCAGCAAAGACACGGACCAAGCCTTTCCACTGGGATGTGCTGGGATCCGACAag ATGGAAACGTCGTTCTGGAGGCAGGAGAGCAGCAGGAGCGTTGAAATCGACACGCTTCGCTTGTTTGAGCAGTTCGCCGTGAGGAACCGGGCGGGGCCCGCCAGCGTCCCCGAGTCGGGTCAGAACATCATGCTGAACGAGAAGATCGCTCACAACTTCA ATATTTTCCTCAGAAGTTTGCCGGTGGAGCCGCGAGAGCTGAAGGACAAGCTGTTCATCGTTAGCGAGGGCGACGGCGGCCTGTCTGACGAGCAAATCGCCACCCTGAGGAG GTACGTCCCCACCCCGGAGGACATCGAAATGTACAAGTCCCACAAGGGACCTGTGGCGGACCTGCACATCGTGGACCAGTACATGTTGGAG atgtgcaacatcCCCTGCCTGAGCTCGCAGCTCGACCTGCTGCTGACGCTGAGGGAGCTTCCAGAGACCATGAGCGACCTGCAGCCG CTGATTAACCAGAAGACCAGGATGTGCACCGAGCTGAGCAACAGCAGGTCGTTTGTTTCCGTGCTGGAGTACCTGCTCGCCATCGGCAATTACCTCAACGGGAACGCCGGCAAGGAAAAGGCCGAGGGAATCCGCCTCTCCTCCTTAGCCAAA CTCTCCCAGCTCCGTGGGAGGGACACCAAGTACACCTTGCTGCACGCCCTCGTGGAGCAGATCATGTTGCAGGAAGCGTGGTTAGCCACTTTTACCCAGGAGCTGGCGGAATTTGAAACCGTCCCAGGAG CTTCCATCAAAGGCCTGACCGCCGAGGTCGACG tcCTGAAGAACGAGCTCCAGAAAGTCGTCGAGTATTCAAAGAAATCCAAGAAGGGAAACTCCGAACATCCCAAATTCTCCAAGGACCTGAAG ACGGTCCTTGAGAAATTCAACACGGACCTCTCTGCGCTGACGAAGACgtgtgaggagatgaagaagggcTACGCCACCGTCCTG GTTAAGTTCGGGGAGCCGGCGGACCAGGACTCTCAGGAGCTCTTTGGGCTGATCTGTGGGTTCGTCCACGACTTCCAGAGGGTCCGTGCTGAGATGATGCGGTAG
- the cbln4 gene encoding cerebellin-4, whose protein sequence is MTSLMLMLGWTLFSGVSRARNDSEPVVLEGKCLVVCDSNPSADWTAASSPRAASSKAAFSALRSNNHEPSEMSNKTRIIYFDQVLVNIGNRFTFESVFLSPRKGIYSFNFHVIKVYQSQTIQVNLMLNGKPVISAFAGDKDVTREAATNGVLLYLETEDKVYLKLEKGNLVGGWQYSTFSGFLVFPL, encoded by the exons ATGACGTCCCTGATGCTCATGCTCGGCTGGACTCTCTTCTCGGGGGTGTCCAGAGCCCGGAACGACTCGGAGCCGGTCGTCCTGGAGGGGAAGTGTCTCGTAGTCTGCGACTCGAACCCGAGCGCGGACTGGACCGCCGCGTCCTCTCCGCGCGCCGCCAGCTCCAAGGCGGCGTTCTCCGCGCTCCGGAGCAACAACCACGAGCCGTCCGAGATGAGCAACAAGACCCGGATCATCTACTTCGACCAG GTTCTGGTGAACATCGGGAACCGCTTCACCTTTGAATCCGTGTTTCTGTCCCCGAGAAAAGGAATCTACAGTTTCAACTTCCACGTCATTAAGGTGTACCAGAGCCAGACCATACAG GTCAACCTGATGCTGAACGGGAAACCGGTGATCTCTGCCTTCGCCGGCGACAAAGACGTAACGCGGGAGGCGGCGACCAACGGCGTCCTGctctacctggagacggaggACAAAGTGTACCTGAAGCTGGAGAAGGGGAACCTGGTGGGCGGGTGGCAGTACTCCACCTTTTCTGGCTTCCTCGTGTTCCCTCTGTGA